The DNA segment AGAAAACGCGCCGCGTCCGCGCCGTCAATCACGCGGTGATCATAGGACAAGGCCAGCGGCAGCATGGTGCGCGGCGCAAAGGCGCCGTTCACAAAAACCGGTTCAACCCGCGTCCGCGACATCCCCAAAATGGCCACTTCGGGCGCGTTGATAATCGGCGTGAAATTTGTACCGCCGATCCCGCCGAGATTCGTTACCGTAAACGTGCCACCCGCCATTTCGTCGAGCGACAGCCTGCGCGCCCGCGCCTTTTCCGCCAGCACCGGGATTTCGACCGACAATTCCAACAACGACTTGCGATCCGCGTCGCGCACGACGGGCACGAGCAGGCCGTTTTCGGTATCCACCGCGACGCCGATGTTGACGTATTTCTTCAGCACGATTTCCTGGTTTTCCATGTCCACGCCGGCATTGAAACGCGGAAACCTGCGAAGGGCGGCGCCCAGAATCTTCACGATGATGGCCGTGACCGTCAGTTTGCCGCCTCTTGCCTCCGCCTGGCGCGCATAACGCCGGCGAAACGATTCGACGGACGTGATATCCGCATGATCGAAGTGTGTCACATGGGGAATGTTCCGCCAGGCATTGGTCATGTGCAGCGCCGTTTTGCGGCGGATTGCGTTCATGGGCTGCCGTTCGACAATTCCCCACCGGTCATGGTCCGTGCCAGGGGCCGGTTGCTCCTCGAGCGCCGGTGTTGCATCGGGCGCCGGCCCGGCGGCGCGCTGCTGAGCAAAGGCGCGCACATCCTCGGCCGTAA comes from the Candidatus Hydrogenedentota bacterium genome and includes:
- a CDS encoding 2-oxo acid dehydrogenase subunit E2 yields the protein MSVEFKLPVLGENIASGTVSKIMVAVGDAVAIDQPVIEVETDKAVLEIPSSVAGKVLEIRVQVGKTVAVGEVVLVIEPAASGSAPQPPGPIKSATTASISPRTASPPPVASPVSVALEPPHRPTGTVLAAPSVRRLAGELGVSIEEVAGSGAHGRITAEDVRAFAQQRAAGPAPDATPALEEQPAPGTDHDRWGIVERQPMNAIRRKTALHMTNAWRNIPHVTHFDHADITSVESFRRRYARQAEARGGKLTVTAIIVKILGAALRRFPRFNAGVDMENQEIVLKKYVNIGVAVDTENGLLVPVVRDADRKSLLELSVEIPVLAEKARARRLSLDEMAGGTFTVTNLGGIGGTNFTPIINAPEVAILGMSRTRVEPVFVNGAFAPRTMLPLALSYDHRVIDGADAARFLRWVAEAIEQPLALMLEE